A single window of Littorina saxatilis isolate snail1 unplaced genomic scaffold, US_GU_Lsax_2.0 scaffold_2079, whole genome shotgun sequence DNA harbors:
- the LOC138954241 gene encoding putative uncharacterized protein DDB_G0287113 yields the protein MPCLEDDSQPSAILAAAAPPVTTTVVVEHDDDDYTTAAAAAAAAAAAAADDDDDDDDDDDDDDYTADADDDDDDSASTTCSTSEGGSVVEERDEKEEEEEEEEVEEDYWLNENRKQQQQQQRQQQPLGWRPPRKQSKPRKNVTFATPPVLASTSLGNKTAHQQEQQNETKEVVQEDGNAIVVVDWSFGNDESGSFTFIDTPLTTSPTLKDKTQQQQQQQQQQQQQQQQQQQEEREEEEEEEIEIDCGGEEEVEAEEAEEKDDDPMKEGVEGRNATEVSSSSSSLSFPYGKNGDIDERRTPRLLEEQQYEEFLLPPSPLPAGTALASSSTSTTPDTNNNDNDNDNFNDSEDDRYFHDIVYDPTDAPIAFLF from the coding sequence ATGCCCTGCTTGGAAGATGACTCGCAACCATCTGCAATTCTGGCCGCTGCTGCACCACCGGTGACAACAACGGTGGTGGTAGaacacgatgatgatgattatactactgctgctgctgctgctgctgctgctgctgctgctgctgctgatgatgatgatgatgatgatgatgatgatgatgatgatgattatactgctgatgctgatgatgatgatgatgattctgCTAGTACAACATGTAGTACTTCGGAAGGTGGCAGCGTGGTGGAGGAGAGggacgaaaaagaagaagaagaagaagaggaggaggtagAGGAGGATTATTGGCTGAACGAGAacagaaagcaacaacaacaacaacaaaggcaGCAGCAGCCTTTGGGGTGGCGACCACCAAGAAAGCAATCAAAACCTCGGAAAAATGTCACATTCGCTACGCCTCCTGTTTTGGCCAGTACTAGTCTCGGTAATAAAACAGCGCATCAGCAAGAACAACAAAATGAGACAAAGGAGGTGGTCCAGGAAGACGGCAATGCGATTGTGGTGGTTGATTGGTCGTTTGGGAATGATGAGTCGGGGTCGTTCACCTTTATTGATACCCCCCTTACTACTAGTCCCACGCTCAAAGACAagacgcaacaacaacaacaacaacaacaacaacaacaacaacaacaacaacaacagcagcaggaggagcgtgaagaagaagaagaagaagagatcgAGATTGATTGTGGCGGGGAGGAAGAAGtagaagcagaagaagcagaagaaaagGACGACGACCCAATGAAAGAGGGGGTGGAAGGAAGAAACGCCACCGaggtgtcgtcgtcgtcgtcgtcgttgtcgtttcCGTACGGGAAAAATGGAGATATTGACGAACGCCGCACCCCACGGTTGCTGGAAGAACAACAATACGAGGAATTTCtccttcccccctctccccttcccgcGGGGACCGCTCTTGCTAGTAGTAGTACAAGTACTACGCCCGACActaacaacaacgacaacgacaacgacaattttAACGATTCTGAAGATGATCGCTACTTTCATGATATAGTGTACGATCCTACAGACGCACCCATcgcttttttgttttga